The genomic DNA TCGGTCTCGCCCTTGGGCGTGACCTTACCCACGAGGATGTCTCCGGCTGTGACCTCAGCGCCGATGCGGATGATGCCGCGTTCGTCAAGGTCAGCAAGGGATTCCTCCGAGACGTTCGGAATGTCACGGGTGATTTCCTCTTCACCAAGTTTGGTTTCGCGGGCATCGACCTCGTATTCCTCGATGTGGATCGAGGTGAGGATGTCTTCCTCGACCACGCGACGCGACAGGATGATCGCGTCCTCGTAGTTGAGGCCCTCCCACGACATGTAGGCAACGAGGAGGTTCTTCCCGAGGGCGACTTCGCCATTGTCCGTGGCAGGACCATCGGCGAGGACGGTTCCAACCTCAACACGATCGCCTTCGTTGACGATGACACGCTGGTTCGTGCAGTTACCCGGGTTGGAACGCTCGAACTTCTCCAGCTTGTAGGTATCGCGTCCGCCCTCGTCAGTTGACACGATGACGAGGTCGGCGCTCACCTCGGAAACGACACCCGCGTGAGCGGCGAGCACCATTTCACCGGAGTCCTCCGCGGCGCGACGTTCCATGCCGGTGCCAACGAGCGGCGCCTGCGTTGTCAGCAGCGGAACGGCCTGACGCTGCATGTTCGCGCCCATGAGAGCGCGGTTTGCGTCGTCGTGCTCAAGGAAAGGAATGAACGCCGCGGCAACGGACACCATCTGACGTGCAGACACGTCCATGTAGTCCACGCGGTCGCGCGCAATGAGCATCGGGTCTTCGCCGGCCACACGGCACAGGACGTGATCTTCAGCGAAGGTTCCGTCCTCGTTGAGAGGAGAGGATGCCTGCGCGATGAAGTGAGCGATCTCGTCGTCGGCGGTGAGGTAGGCAACCTCGTCCGTGACGCGCCCGTTTTCAACGGTACGGTACGGCGTCTCAACAAAACCGAAGGGGTTAATGCGTGCGAAGGTGGCCAGCGAACCAATCAGACCAATGTTCGGGCCTTCAGGGGATTCAATCGGGCACATACGTCCGTAGTGCGACGGGTGAACGTCACGGACCTCCATGCCTGCGCGGTCACGGGACAGACCGCCGGGGCCCAGCGCCGAGAGACGACGCTTGTGTGTGAGGCCAGCCAGCGGGTTGTTCTGGTCCATGAACTGCGACAGCTGGGATGTTCCGAAGAACTCCTTGATCGCGGCCACAACGGGACGGACGTTAATCAGCGACTGCGGGGTGATCGACTCCGCCTGCTGCGTGCCCATGCGTTCGCGAACCGTGCGTTCCATACGAGCCAGACCGGTGCGGACCTGTGCCTGAATCAACTCGCCAACCGCGCGGATACGGCGGTTACCGAAGTGGTCGATATCGTCAGATTCGACGCGGACCTCAACGTTTTCGCCATGACGCACGCCAGCGAAGGTCTTTTCTCCCTGATGAAGGGCCGCAAGGTACTTCACTGTTGCAACGATGTCTTCGAGGGACAGGGTTGACGCAGTCGGTTCCGCGTCAAGAGCCAGCTTCTTGTTGATCTTGTAACGACCAACCTTCGCCAGGTCGTAGCGCTTCGACTCGAAATAGAAGTTGTTGAGCAGCGTCTGAGCGGCGTCAACGTTCGCAGGTTCACCTGGGCGAAGCTTGCGGTAGATGTCGAGCAGCGCCTCTTCCTGGGTCTGGACTGTGTCTTTCTCCAGAGTTTCAAGCACAACCGGGTAGTCGGCGAAAGATTCGCGGATCTCGGCCTCGGACATGCCAATGGCCTTGAGGAAGTGCGTGACCGACTGCTTACGCTTGCGGTCAATACGCACGCCCACGGCGTCACGCTTATCGATCTCGAACTCCAGCCACGCGCCACGAGACGGAATGATCTTCGCGCCGAACACGTCCTTGTCGGAGGAACGGTCAGATACACGCTCGAAGTACACGCCCGGAGAGCGGACAAGCTGAGAAACAACAACACGTTCGGTGCCGTTGATGATGAATGTTCCGCGCGGGGTCATCAGGGGGAAGTCACCCATGAAGACGGTCTGCGACTTGATTTCTCCGGAGGACTCGTTGAGGAACTCGGCGGTCACGTACATCGGAGCTGAGTACGTGTAATCCTTCGCCTTCGCTTCATCAATCGAATACTTCGGCTTTTCGAGGCGGTGGTCGCGGAACGACAGCGACATCGTCTCTGCGACATCCTTAATCGGCGAGATCTCATCGAAAATCTCTTCCAGACCGGAGACGTCGGGAACGTCAGTGCGTCCCTGAGCTTTCGCGGCTTCGACTCGTGCTTTCCACGCGTCGTTGCCCAGCAGCCAATCGAAGCTCTCAATCTGAAGGCCCAAAAGGTTTGGAGCCTGAAGCGGTTCGCGGAGCTTAGCGAATGAGATACGGTTCCTGGGCTGGTTGGCAGTGCTACTGGCAGCCAAAGGGGATCCTTCCCTGCAAGGTTCTTGCGCTTACGCCCACGGCCCATTAACTGCTACCGGCCTCCCCCGCTTAGCGCCTGTTGTT from Schaalia sp. ZJ405 includes the following:
- the rpoB gene encoding DNA-directed RNA polymerase subunit beta; its protein translation is MAASSTANQPRNRISFAKLREPLQAPNLLGLQIESFDWLLGNDAWKARVEAAKAQGRTDVPDVSGLEEIFDEISPIKDVAETMSLSFRDHRLEKPKYSIDEAKAKDYTYSAPMYVTAEFLNESSGEIKSQTVFMGDFPLMTPRGTFIINGTERVVVSQLVRSPGVYFERVSDRSSDKDVFGAKIIPSRGAWLEFEIDKRDAVGVRIDRKRKQSVTHFLKAIGMSEAEIRESFADYPVVLETLEKDTVQTQEEALLDIYRKLRPGEPANVDAAQTLLNNFYFESKRYDLAKVGRYKINKKLALDAEPTASTLSLEDIVATVKYLAALHQGEKTFAGVRHGENVEVRVESDDIDHFGNRRIRAVGELIQAQVRTGLARMERTVRERMGTQQAESITPQSLINVRPVVAAIKEFFGTSQLSQFMDQNNPLAGLTHKRRLSALGPGGLSRDRAGMEVRDVHPSHYGRMCPIESPEGPNIGLIGSLATFARINPFGFVETPYRTVENGRVTDEVAYLTADDEIAHFIAQASSPLNEDGTFAEDHVLCRVAGEDPMLIARDRVDYMDVSARQMVSVAAAFIPFLEHDDANRALMGANMQRQAVPLLTTQAPLVGTGMERRAAEDSGEMVLAAHAGVVSEVSADLVIVSTDEGGRDTYKLEKFERSNPGNCTNQRVIVNEGDRVEVGTVLADGPATDNGEVALGKNLLVAYMSWEGLNYEDAIILSRRVVEEDILTSIHIEEYEVDARETKLGEEEITRDIPNVSEESLADLDERGIIRIGAEVTAGDILVGKVTPKGETELTSEERLLRAIFGEKAREVRDTSLRVPHGEEGIVIGVREFNDEEDELNPGVRQTVRVYVAQRRKITIGDKMAGRHGNKGVVSKILPVEDMPFLEDGTPVDIILNPLGVPGRMNVGQVLEYHLGWLAHQGWDATKAVEAGESWTRHLPADGVVADPESLVATPVFDGLEAEELQGLLRHVNPDRDGRQLTNEEGKARLFDGRSGEPFPYPIAVGYTYMLKLHHLVDDKIHARSTGPYSMITQQPLGGKAQFGGQRFGEMEVWALEAYGAAYALQELLTIKSDDTTGRVKVYEAIVKGEDIPEPGIPESFRVLIQEMRSLCLNVEALDAAGNAIDLRDQDEDFNAREDLGITLDARPNAAATIDAI